A single region of the Anaerolineales bacterium genome encodes:
- a CDS encoding FHA domain-containing protein encodes MAAYGRLDIFWPDGPSENYQLEKASIAVGRSSGNDIMLDATSISRYHISLTYENNQVYLRDLESVNGTYVDGVRLKANEPFHLRGGEEIQIGDIRAIFQPLTPQADSTTQPIQPKTEQSEIAGQNYVITLDGPGMPVTPGARVQASLTIKNNGFEVDRYIVEVVGISREWYSLDRTELEIPPSNQTIVTMNIKPARRPDSTPGEYPVTISVRSKAAGDAPPLQATMVLKMLAYSGFGMALNPFRVEKNKPFTLYLHNQGSAALTISLRAESPNGGVALNFGGTSTITLPPGERRQLTVTAQAVRGKRLEAETPFAVVAQAGDVSKFIASVPGVFVKGRTATAPLILGGLLITALAVIILALLTRPRAAQITSVAAQPATLIRFVRGEVRLSWEVSSAKSVRVEGVNAFTGTAETGVYKAKDSATFGGTALTPLEVSIVALGDDDVEVRQAYTVPLSDPICRTTAEVDTYRGPDTIYPTIQKVGVGAALSPDRRDPTGGWLRVNSANNGEQWIRVDGVQCEGFAPMDVILAGEGEVPPTPTPTPTITPPPTPTYTPTFTPTFTPTFTATFTPTHTPTFTATPTVTFTATAMHTASFTPTATPTFTPTNTPTHTFTPTATHTATVTPSPTITPSRTFTPSRTPTPTRTFSPTPTSSLTPSRTVTPSPSPTRTPSPTITPSVTPTITVTFTPSRTLTPSKTSTSVGSITTPPPPTRTPRP; translated from the coding sequence ATGGCGGCATACGGTAGGCTCGATATTTTCTGGCCTGATGGTCCCTCGGAGAATTACCAGCTTGAGAAAGCCTCCATTGCGGTGGGGCGCTCATCCGGCAACGATATTATGCTGGATGCGACCTCGATCTCTCGCTATCACATCAGCCTGACCTATGAGAACAATCAGGTTTATCTGCGCGATCTCGAATCGGTGAATGGGACTTATGTGGACGGCGTTCGGCTGAAAGCGAATGAACCATTTCATCTGCGTGGCGGTGAGGAAATCCAGATTGGCGACATTCGCGCCATTTTTCAGCCGCTGACGCCTCAAGCCGATAGCACCACTCAGCCGATTCAGCCAAAGACGGAACAGAGCGAAATCGCCGGACAAAATTATGTCATTACCCTTGATGGTCCGGGGATGCCCGTGACGCCCGGGGCGCGGGTGCAGGCATCGCTGACGATCAAAAATAACGGCTTCGAGGTGGATCGCTATATCGTGGAGGTGGTGGGCATCTCCCGCGAGTGGTACAGCCTTGACCGGACGGAACTCGAAATTCCGCCCTCGAATCAGACGATTGTAACGATGAACATCAAGCCGGCACGCCGCCCAGACAGCACCCCAGGCGAGTATCCGGTGACCATCTCGGTGCGCTCGAAGGCAGCCGGAGACGCGCCACCCCTTCAGGCGACGATGGTTTTGAAGATGCTTGCCTACAGCGGCTTTGGCATGGCGTTGAACCCCTTCCGGGTGGAGAAAAACAAACCCTTCACCCTCTACCTGCACAATCAAGGCAGCGCTGCGCTGACGATTTCCTTGCGTGCTGAATCTCCCAATGGGGGGGTTGCGCTGAACTTTGGCGGAACATCGACCATAACGCTCCCTCCCGGTGAGCGTCGCCAACTTACGGTGACCGCCCAAGCGGTACGGGGGAAGCGCCTTGAGGCAGAGACTCCCTTTGCCGTTGTTGCCCAAGCGGGAGATGTCTCTAAATTTATTGCCAGTGTTCCCGGTGTGTTTGTCAAAGGGCGGACGGCAACTGCGCCATTAATCCTCGGCGGGCTGCTGATCACGGCATTGGCGGTGATTATCCTTGCCCTGCTCACCCGCCCCCGCGCCGCTCAGATCACGAGTGTCGCTGCCCAACCCGCCACCCTGATTCGTTTTGTGCGCGGGGAGGTTCGCCTTTCGTGGGAGGTGAGCAGCGCCAAGAGCGTCCGTGTTGAGGGGGTGAATGCCTTCACTGGGACGGCTGAGACGGGTGTTTACAAGGCAAAAGACAGCGCCACCTTTGGGGGAACGGCGCTGACGCCCTTAGAAGTCAGCATTGTTGCCCTCGGTGATGATGATGTTGAGGTGCGCCAAGCGTACACCGTTCCGCTCAGCGATCCCATCTGCCGAACAACGGCAGAAGTAGACACCTACCGCGGGCCCGACACGATTTACCCCACCATTCAAAAGGTGGGTGTGGGGGCGGCGCTCTCCCCGGATCGACGCGACCCGACGGGCGGTTGGCTGCGGGTAAACTCGGCAAACAACGGCGAACAGTGGATTCGCGTCGATGGGGTGCAGTGCGAAGGGTTTGCCCCGATGGATGTTATTCTAGCCGGCGAGGGCGAAGTGCCACCGACGCCCACACCCACACCAACAATCACCCCTCCCCCCACACCCACCTATACGCCGACGTTTACCCCAACGTTTACGCCCACCTTCACGGCAACCTTCACCCCCACGCACACTCCTACCTTCACGGCGACCCCGACGGTAACCTTCACCGCAACGGCGATGCACACGGCGTCCTTCACCCCAACGGCGACGCCGACCTTCACGCCGACGAATACGCCGACACACACCTTCACCCCGACGGCGACACACACAGCAACGGTGACGCCTTCGCCAACGATCACGCCGAGCCGGACATTCACCCCCTCACGCACGCCAACGCCAACGCGCACCTTCAGCCCAACGCCCACCTCCAGCCTGACACCCAGCCGGACGGTGACGCCTAGCCCAAGCCCAACGCGGACGCCCTCACCGACAATTACACCTAGCGTGACACCGACAATCACCGTGACGTTTACCCCGTCGCGGACGCTGACGCCCTCGAAAACAAGTACGTCGGTGGGGAGCATCACTACCCCGCCGCCCCCAACGCGGACGCCCCGCCCCTAG
- a CDS encoding carbamoyltransferase — MYILGINAFHGGASACLIKDGQLIAAAEEERFNRIKYWAGFPVEAIRYVLTEGGITPADLDHVGISRKPNARLFKMALYAFRRRPSLNLVTDRLRNVLKVTSLKAVFAEHVGVSQESLHAEFHNVEHHRAHMASAFFVSPFDDAAILSIDGAGDFVTTMWGTGKGNSLEVAGEINFPHSLGIFYTAISQWLGFQKYGDEGKVMGLAPYGNPDRYLNAMRKLVRLHRDGTFDLDLDYFIHHAEGAAMTWASGEPTIGMMFSPKLIDLLGEPRVPRSEITQNHHDVAAALQLMLEEAEFAIVRKLAQETGKKALCMAGGVALNSAFNGKILPQTEFTDISIHPAAGDAGTSLGVCYYIYHQLLGKPRTFVMHNAYTGSRYDNGAIQAVLDGKSVKYEVLEESALVKRAAEIVAEGNVMGWFQGRMEWGPRALGARSIIADPRRTDMKDILNARIKHREAFRPFAPSILLERTGEYFDQDYPDPFMIKVYGVRPEKQAEIPAVTHVDGTGRLQTVEQTYTPLYHALIHAFGERTGTPVVLNTSFNENEPIVRTPKEALDCFLRTRMDALVMGNYVVVK, encoded by the coding sequence ATGTATATCCTCGGAATCAATGCCTTTCATGGTGGGGCGTCTGCTTGCCTTATCAAGGACGGGCAGCTTATCGCTGCTGCTGAAGAAGAACGTTTCAACCGCATCAAATATTGGGCGGGCTTTCCCGTTGAGGCAATTCGCTACGTTCTCACTGAAGGGGGCATCACCCCCGCCGATCTTGATCATGTGGGGATTTCCCGCAAACCTAACGCCCGTCTGTTCAAAATGGCGCTCTATGCCTTCCGCCGCCGCCCTAGCCTGAACCTCGTCACGGATCGGCTGCGAAATGTCCTCAAGGTCACCTCCCTCAAGGCAGTCTTTGCCGAACATGTGGGGGTCAGCCAAGAGTCACTCCACGCTGAGTTTCACAATGTGGAGCATCACCGGGCACACATGGCGTCGGCGTTCTTCGTCTCCCCCTTTGACGATGCGGCGATCCTCAGCATTGACGGCGCGGGCGATTTCGTCACGACGATGTGGGGGACGGGGAAGGGAAACAGCCTAGAGGTGGCGGGGGAAATTAACTTTCCTCACTCGCTCGGCATTTTTTATACGGCGATCAGCCAATGGCTTGGCTTCCAAAAATACGGCGATGAAGGTAAGGTCATGGGCTTAGCCCCCTATGGCAACCCAGATCGTTACCTAAACGCGATGCGCAAACTCGTCCGGCTGCACCGCGATGGGACGTTCGACCTCGATCTGGATTACTTCATCCACCATGCTGAAGGGGCGGCAATGACGTGGGCGAGCGGCGAACCCACCATCGGGATGATGTTCTCGCCCAAGCTGATCGACCTGCTTGGCGAGCCGCGTGTGCCACGTTCGGAGATCACCCAGAACCATCACGATGTGGCGGCGGCGCTCCAACTCATGCTGGAGGAGGCAGAGTTTGCCATCGTCCGCAAGCTGGCACAGGAGACGGGCAAGAAGGCGCTCTGCATGGCGGGCGGCGTGGCGCTGAACAGTGCCTTCAACGGAAAAATTCTCCCCCAGACTGAATTCACCGATATTTCCATCCATCCGGCGGCGGGCGACGCGGGGACATCCCTCGGCGTCTGTTACTACATTTACCATCAGCTTTTGGGCAAGCCACGTACCTTCGTCATGCACAACGCCTACACCGGATCGCGCTACGACAACGGGGCGATTCAGGCGGTATTGGATGGGAAAAGCGTGAAGTACGAGGTCTTGGAGGAAAGCGCCCTTGTCAAGCGGGCGGCGGAGATCGTCGCTGAGGGAAACGTTATGGGCTGGTTTCAGGGACGAATGGAGTGGGGTCCGCGGGCGTTGGGTGCGCGGAGCATCATTGCTGACCCCCGCCGGACGGACATGAAGGACATCCTGAACGCCCGCATCAAGCACCGTGAGGCGTTCCGTCCCTTTGCCCCCTCCATTCTCTTGGAACGCACAGGCGAGTATTTCGACCAAGACTACCCCGATCCGTTTATGATCAAGGTCTATGGTGTGCGCCCTGAAAAGCAGGCGGAAATCCCCGCCGTAACGCACGTAGACGGCACAGGGCGCTTGCAGACGGTGGAACAGACGTATACCCCGCTCTACCATGCGCTAATCCACGCCTTTGGGGAGCGGACGGGGACGCCCGTCGTGCTGAATACCTCGTTCAATGAAAATGAACCCATCGTTCGCACGCCGAAGGAGGCGCTCGATTGCTTCCTGCGGACGCGGATGGACGCGCTGGTGATGGGGAACTATGTGGTGGTGAAGTAG